A region from the Sphingomonas brevis genome encodes:
- the greA gene encoding transcription elongation factor GreA, producing the protein MASDKVPMLAEGYQQLNEDVKRLKLERPEVIDAIEEARAHGDLSENAEYHAAKERQGQIEAMIADIEDRLSRALVIDPSTLSGDKVVFGATVTLLDEDDKKVRYQLVGQTEADARVGRISYNSPLGRALIGRQKGDEVDVSTPAGDRSYEIAKIEFI; encoded by the coding sequence ATGGCGAGCGACAAGGTGCCGATGCTGGCCGAAGGCTATCAGCAGCTAAACGAAGATGTGAAGCGGCTGAAGCTGGAGAGGCCTGAAGTGATCGACGCGATCGAGGAGGCGCGCGCCCATGGCGACCTCAGCGAGAACGCCGAATATCACGCCGCCAAGGAACGGCAGGGCCAGATCGAGGCGATGATCGCCGATATTGAAGACCGGCTGAGCCGGGCGCTCGTGATCGATCCGAGCACGCTTTCCGGTGACAAGGTCGTGTTCGGTGCCACCGTTACCTTGCTCGACGAGGACGACAAGAAAGTGAGATACCAGCTGGTGGGCCAGACCGAGGCCGACGCCAGGGTGGGGCGGATCAGCTATAATTCACCGCTGGGCCGCGCGCTGATCGGCCGTCAGAAGGGCGACGAGGTCGACGTGTCGACGCCCGCCGGCGACCGTTCCTACGAGATTGCCAAGATCGAGTTCATTTAG
- a CDS encoding rhomboid family intramembrane serine protease → MQWRSATTIIAIITVAVSAAAILFAGVDYSATFGGFIPARLTGQLDLPGAIPAILTPLTSALLHGGWLHLAINMLMLVFVGTQVERVIGAGGLVLAYLAGALVSAAAQFAVDPGSTIPLVGASGAISALFGLYALFFGQPKQVTRNVKLNRWIHAAWLLVTWVVLQWMTAMLAGSEGVLLATPAHIGGFIAGMLMQRPLLLWRYRKA, encoded by the coding sequence GTGCAATGGCGCAGCGCGACTACGATCATCGCCATCATCACGGTGGCGGTGTCCGCGGCCGCGATCCTTTTTGCCGGCGTTGATTATTCGGCGACGTTTGGAGGGTTCATCCCGGCGCGGCTGACCGGACAGCTGGATTTGCCAGGAGCAATTCCGGCGATACTGACGCCCTTGACCTCGGCACTGCTCCACGGCGGTTGGCTGCACCTTGCGATCAACATGCTGATGCTGGTGTTCGTGGGAACGCAGGTCGAGCGGGTGATCGGCGCCGGCGGCTTGGTCTTAGCCTATTTGGCCGGTGCGCTCGTCTCGGCCGCGGCTCAGTTTGCCGTCGATCCGGGAAGCACCATTCCGCTAGTCGGCGCCAGCGGGGCGATCAGCGCCTTGTTCGGCCTCTACGCACTGTTCTTCGGTCAGCCCAAGCAGGTCACCAGGAACGTGAAGCTCAACCGCTGGATCCATGCGGCCTGGCTGCTCGTCACATGGGTCGTGCTTCAATGGATGACGGCAATGCTGGCAGGAAGCGAGGGCGTGCTCCTGGCCACCCCGGCGCATATCGGCGGCTTTATCGCCGGCATGCTCATGCAACGCCCCTTGTTG
- the carB gene encoding carbamoyl-phosphate synthase large subunit: MPKRTDISSILIIGAGPIVIGQAAEFDYSGSQAVKALKAEGYRVIVVNSNPATIMTDPELADATYIEPITPDIVTKIIEKERPDALLPTMGGQTALNTALTLNRTGVLQKYGVKLIGAQAEAIDKAEDREKFKVAMDKIGLESARSGIAHNLDDALKLLEVTGLPSIIRPSFTLGGTGGGVAYNREEFVEIVKSGLDASPTNEVLIEESLLGWKEYEMEVVRDRADNAIIICSIENVDPMGVHTGDSITVAPALTLTDKEYQRMRSASIAVLREIGVETGGSNVQFAINPKNGRMIVIEMNPRVSRSSALASKATGFPIAKVAAKLAVGYTLDEIANDITGGATPASFEPTIDYVVTKVPRFAFEKFKGASDHLSTAMKSVGEVMAIGRNFAESLQKALRGMETGLSGLDRVRDLETASEAEIENRLRRPTPDRLLVAAEALRHGFTVQRIHEVSGFDPWFIERLAEIVGAEEQVRDEGLPQDAAGMRRLKAMGFSDKRLAQLALRSAHVERQMSEVAAGGGGVVHDALKALTGGVTEAEVRKARLKLGVRPVFKRIDSCAAEFDAATPYLYSTYEAPLFSTANTLGEPEDEAEISDRRKVVILGGGPNRIGQGIEFDYCCCHASFALKDAGFETIMVNCNPETVSTDPDTSDRLYFEPLTAEDVLEILHREAEKGILEGVIVQLGGQTPLKLAAELQADGIPILGTSPDSIDLAEDRERFAKLVDKLGLKQPANGLARSRDEAIAVAERIGYPVLLRPSYVLGGRAMEVVDGPEQLDHYIATAVQVSGRSPVLIDRYLRDAIEVDVDAICDGKQVAVAGILQHIEEAGVHSGDSACSIPPYSLSDEVVAEIERQTEALALALNVKGLMNVQYAVKNGEIYLIEVNPRASRTVPFVAKAIGRPIAKIAARVMAGEPLSGFEPIDRDIGHIAIKESVFPFVRFPGTDPVLSPEMKSTGEVMGIDSDFDIAFAKSQLGGGVILPEKGTVFISVKDTDKDHIVPAAQKMIDLGFRLIATGGTAAHLEAQGLPVERVNKVAQGRPHIVDKIVDGQVQLVFNTTEGWQSLKDSQAIREAALKNKVPYFTTAPASVATARAIGALRGHALEVKSLQSYYSASND, translated from the coding sequence TCCCGAGCTGGCGGACGCGACCTATATCGAGCCGATCACGCCGGACATCGTCACAAAGATCATCGAGAAGGAACGGCCTGACGCGCTTCTCCCGACGATGGGCGGCCAGACCGCGCTCAACACCGCCCTGACCCTGAACCGCACGGGCGTGCTGCAGAAATATGGCGTGAAGCTGATTGGCGCGCAGGCGGAGGCGATCGACAAGGCCGAGGACCGCGAAAAGTTCAAGGTGGCGATGGACAAGATCGGGCTGGAAAGCGCCCGGTCAGGAATTGCCCACAACCTCGACGATGCGCTGAAGCTGCTCGAGGTCACCGGCCTGCCATCGATCATCCGGCCCAGCTTCACGCTCGGCGGCACCGGTGGCGGCGTTGCGTACAACCGCGAAGAGTTCGTCGAGATCGTCAAAAGCGGCCTCGACGCCAGCCCGACCAATGAAGTGCTGATCGAGGAGTCGCTGCTCGGCTGGAAGGAATATGAGATGGAGGTGGTCCGCGACCGCGCGGACAATGCCATCATCATCTGCAGCATCGAGAATGTCGATCCGATGGGCGTTCATACCGGCGACAGCATTACAGTCGCCCCGGCGCTGACCCTGACCGACAAGGAATATCAGCGGATGCGCTCGGCTTCGATTGCCGTGCTGAGGGAAATCGGCGTCGAAACGGGAGGCTCCAACGTCCAGTTCGCGATCAATCCGAAAAACGGGCGGATGATCGTGATCGAAATGAACCCGCGCGTGTCGCGGTCATCGGCGCTGGCTTCGAAGGCGACCGGCTTTCCGATCGCCAAGGTCGCGGCCAAGCTAGCGGTCGGCTACACGCTCGACGAGATCGCCAACGACATCACCGGCGGTGCCACCCCGGCCAGCTTCGAGCCGACGATCGACTATGTCGTCACCAAGGTGCCGCGCTTCGCCTTCGAGAAGTTCAAGGGCGCGTCGGATCACCTGTCGACCGCGATGAAGTCGGTCGGCGAGGTAATGGCGATCGGCCGGAACTTCGCCGAGAGCCTGCAAAAGGCGCTGCGCGGGATGGAAACGGGCCTCAGCGGCCTCGACCGGGTACGCGACCTGGAAACCGCTTCGGAAGCCGAGATCGAGAACCGGTTGCGCCGGCCGACACCCGACCGGCTATTGGTCGCGGCCGAAGCGCTGCGGCACGGCTTTACCGTGCAACGAATCCATGAAGTGTCGGGTTTCGATCCCTGGTTCATCGAGCGGCTGGCGGAAATCGTCGGCGCCGAGGAACAGGTGCGCGACGAGGGATTGCCGCAGGATGCGGCCGGGATGCGGCGGCTCAAGGCGATGGGCTTCTCCGACAAGCGGCTCGCCCAGCTGGCCCTGCGGTCGGCCCATGTCGAGCGGCAGATGTCCGAGGTTGCGGCCGGCGGCGGCGGCGTGGTTCATGACGCGCTGAAGGCGCTGACGGGCGGCGTGACCGAGGCCGAAGTACGCAAGGCCAGGCTGAAGCTCGGCGTTCGGCCGGTGTTCAAGCGGATCGACAGCTGCGCCGCCGAATTCGATGCCGCGACGCCCTATCTTTATTCGACTTATGAGGCGCCGCTCTTTTCGACGGCAAATACGCTCGGCGAGCCCGAAGACGAGGCCGAGATCAGCGACCGGCGCAAGGTGGTGATTCTGGGCGGCGGTCCGAACCGCATCGGGCAAGGCATCGAGTTCGACTATTGCTGCTGCCACGCATCCTTCGCCCTGAAGGATGCCGGTTTCGAAACCATCATGGTCAATTGCAATCCTGAGACGGTTTCCACCGACCCTGACACGTCGGACCGCCTCTATTTCGAGCCGCTGACGGCCGAGGATGTGCTCGAGATCCTCCATCGCGAGGCGGAAAAAGGTATCCTCGAAGGGGTAATCGTCCAGCTAGGCGGACAAACGCCGCTCAAGCTCGCCGCCGAGCTGCAGGCCGACGGCATTCCGATCCTTGGTACTTCGCCAGACAGCATCGACCTTGCCGAGGACCGTGAGCGGTTTGCCAAGCTGGTCGACAAGCTGGGGCTCAAGCAGCCGGCCAACGGCCTCGCGCGCAGCCGCGACGAGGCAATCGCGGTCGCTGAACGGATCGGCTACCCAGTACTGCTTCGACCCAGCTATGTCCTTGGCGGGCGGGCGATGGAAGTGGTCGACGGGCCGGAGCAGCTCGATCACTATATCGCCACCGCGGTCCAGGTATCGGGCCGCTCGCCGGTGCTGATCGACCGGTACCTCCGCGACGCGATCGAAGTCGATGTCGACGCGATCTGCGACGGCAAGCAGGTCGCGGTTGCTGGTATCCTCCAGCATATCGAGGAAGCCGGCGTTCACTCGGGCGACAGCGCCTGCTCAATTCCGCCCTACAGCCTGTCGGATGAGGTCGTCGCCGAGATCGAGCGGCAGACCGAGGCGCTGGCCCTGGCACTCAACGTCAAAGGGCTGATGAACGTCCAATATGCAGTGAAGAACGGCGAAATCTACCTGATTGAGGTCAATCCGAGGGCCAGCCGAACCGTGCCGTTCGTCGCCAAGGCGATCGGCCGCCCGATCGCCAAGATCGCGGCGCGCGTCATGGCCGGCGAGCCGCTGTCTGGCTTCGAGCCGATCGATCGGGATATCGGGCATATCGCCATCAAGGAGAGCGTGTTCCCGTTCGTGCGGTTCCCGGGCACCGATCCCGTGTTATCACCGGAAATGAAGAGTACCGGTGAAGTCATGGGAATCGATAGTGATTTCGATATTGCCTTCGCCAAGTCTCAGCTTGGGGGCGGAGTCATTTTGCCGGAGAAAGGGACCGTGTTCATCTCGGTCAAGGATACCGACAAGGACCATATCGTCCCGGCTGCCCAGAAGATGATCGACCTGGGGTTCAGGCTGATCGCGACCGGCGGGACGGCCGCCCATCTCGAAGCGCAGGGCCTGCCGGTCGAGCGGGTCAACAAGGTCGCGCAAGGGCGGCCGCACATCGTCGACAAGATCGTCGACGGCCAGGTGCAGCTGGTGTTCAATACCACCGAGGGTTGGCAATCGTTGAAGGACAGCCAGGCGATCCGCGAGGCGGCCCTGAAGAACAAGGTGCCATACTTCACCACTGCGCCGGCCAGCGTTGCAACGGCACGAGCGATAGGGGCGTTGCGCGGTCACGCGCTTGAAGTAAAATCGCTACAATCCTATTATTCGGCCTCGAACGACTGA